The Candidatus Nanohalococcus occultus genome contains a region encoding:
- a CDS encoding SDR family NAD(P)-dependent oxidoreductase, translating to MKVLITGAANGIGEATTEKLLEKEIEVIAVDNDKDALKELSEAVKTYECDVRNENEVQDLVGGLEFDVLVNCAGFYELGAVADVSSDTAEKMIDTNFHGYLNLIRHSMETLRDSDGRVVNVSSIAGRVSTPYFGVYSASKHAVEAMSDALRMRKHRTTWM from the coding sequence ATGAAAGTCCTGATAACTGGTGCGGCCAACGGTATAGGAGAAGCGACTACAGAGAAACTTCTTGAAAAAGAAATCGAGGTAATAGCTGTTGACAACGACAAAGATGCGTTGAAAGAACTCTCGGAGGCTGTAAAAACATATGAGTGTGATGTAAGAAACGAAAACGAGGTCCAGGATCTAGTTGGCGGCCTAGAGTTCGATGTTCTGGTCAACTGCGCGGGTTTCTACGAGTTAGGTGCTGTGGCCGATGTTTCTTCTGATACGGCTGAAAAAATGATTGATACGAACTTCCATGGCTACTTGAATCTTATCCGTCACTCGATGGAAACTCTTAGAGATAGCGATGGCCGGGTTGTAAACGTCTCCTCAATCGCCGGTCGGGTCTCCACACCGTACTTCGGGGTCTACTCTGCGTCCAAACACGCAGTTGAGGCAATGAGCGATGCTTTACGTATGAGGAAGCACAGAACAACGTGGATGTAG